Part of the Longimicrobium sp. genome, GTGCGGTTGGTCACGCTCCAGGAGACGTCGAACGGCTGGCCCGCGTCCTCGACGCGGGCCGCCGGGCCGCCGAGCGCGACGGCGGGGTCGGCGAGCGCGAGTGCGGTGGAGAAGGTGAAGCTCCCGGTCGCGCTCCAGCGCTCGTCCTCCGCGTCCACGGCCCGCAGCGGGATCACCGTCGACGCGTCGGCCAGCGCGTCCGCGGCCGCCGTGTACGACACTATAACCGGCGTGGGAACGCCGGGGAGGAGGGTCAGCGGTGCCGGCGCGGCGGGGGTGGGGACGACCGTCGGGCTGCTGCTCCCCGCCTCGAAGCGGAACGTCCGCGCGACGGGGCTGCGGTTGGTGATGGTGAAGGTCTGCGTGAGCGACGACCCGGGGCGCGCGCTCTGGCTCGCGGGGCTGTCCACGCTCGGGCTCGCCAGCGCGAGCGCGTTCTCCGCCGTGTCCGGCGGCGCCGGCGGCCGCACCCCGAAGGTGTCGCTGGGCGGCGCGGGCGGCGGCTCGGCCGTGACGGCGAGCGCCGTGTCCCGCTCCTGCCCGCCGGCGTAGCAGTCCGCGCGGTTGCGGGCGACCGCGGAGGAGCGCGAGTAGTCCAGCACGCAGAGCTGGCCGGTGGGGACGTGGCGGAGGCGCAGGTAGACGCGCTCGCCGGCCACCGCCTGCGAGTCCAAGGCGATGTTGGGCGAGAGCCGGAACCCGCGCGCCTCGAGCGCCTGGAACTCCGGATAGAGCCGGTCGGTGAGGTACGCCTGCTCGTAGACGTTCGCGGCGTTGTGGAGGTCGTGCTTGAGCACCGCCTCCGCCTGGCGCACCCGCAGCGCGTGGGCGATTCCAGGCATGGTGAGCGCCAGAAGGACGGCGGCGATCACCACCGCGCCGATCAGCTCGACGAGCGTGTATCCGGCGCGGCCCCGCTCAGATGGTTGCATGGGGCTCCTTCCGAGGTGGGTGGGACGGCCGGGGTGCGCGGGACGCCCCGGAAACGACCGCGGTCCGCTTCCCCGGCTGGGGTCGCGGACCGCGGAGAGGTCGGCGTGGTCGCTTCCTGGAGGCCGCATCAGTCGATCCCGAAGCGCGCCTCCTCGGCCACGGGGCCGGGCGGCATGAAGTCGATCGGGTCGCGGCGCCATCCCTGGTAGAAGACCTCGTAGTGCGTGTGCGGGCCCGTGGCGAGTCCGGTGCTTCCCACCCACCCGATCACGTCCCCGCGCCGGACCGCCTGGCCCGGGCGCACGCCCAGCCGCGACAGGTGCGCGTAGCGGGTGAGGAAGCCGGAGTCGCCGTGCCGGAGGTCCACGGTCAGCCCGTAGGTAGGGTTGTCGGCCGTCGCGAACACACTCCCGTCCGCGGTCGCGTGCACCGGCGCCCCGTACGGCGCGCCGATGTCCAGCCCCACGTGCGGGATCACGCGGCGCCGGATCGGGTGGTACCGCCCGGGGCTGAACGCGCTGGTGACCACGCCGCCGGGAACCGGCGCGCCGCTGGGCACGAAGTGCAGCCACGCCTCGGCGCGCCGCGCCACCTCGGCCTCCCGCGCCCACAGCCGCGCGTAACGTGCGCGGAATACGGCGTCCCCGGTATCCCGTCCCGGCGGCAGCAGCCCCAGCCGCGCTTCGAGGGTGTCCAACCGCGCGCCCAGGCGGTCCGCCTCCGCCCGCGCGGCAAGCAGTTCGGCCCGGCTCGGGCCCGCCGCGGCGTCCGCCGCGGGCGAACGGCCGAAGGTCCCGCCGGCGGTCGCGATCACCGCCGCGGCGGACGCGCAGGCCACCAGGGCGGTCCTGGCGCGGGTCATGACCCGGTGCGCCGCAGGGGGGCAGGGTCGGCCGGGCGCGCCGGCACCGTCACCAGCTCCGCCTCCGGGGCCCCCGCGCCGTCCGGCCAGCGCACCAGCACCCGCGATCCCCGCTCCCCGAACTGCCGGGTGAGCGGAAGCACCTGGCCCTCCCCGGCGCGGAGAACGTGCGCCTCGGTGGCGAAGAAGTGCCCGTCGGCCTTGCGCGCCACGCGGGAGACGAAGACGCGGTCGCGGTCCCGCTCAATCAGCCAGAACCCCGCGCCGGACGCGAGGTCCTGCAGCGGGTACAGGAGCGCCTTCCCGTCCGCGACCCCCGTCGTCCCGGCCGCCAGGACCGGCTCGACCGGGAGCCAGCCGAGGCGCGCGCGGGCGAGTGAAGAGACGCCGCGCGGGAAGGTGGAGGGGAAGAACCGCTCGCCGGGATCGAGACCGAGCCCGTCAAGCCAGAGCCCGACCGCGGGGCGGACGTCGGCCACCTCGCTCCGGGACAGGGAGAGGACGTGGATCGGCCCGCTCCGGAGCGCGCCGGCCGGGGTCGGGACGGGGAAATCCTGTCTGAGCGTCACGCTTGGAAACGAGGCGTCGGTCTCCACCACCAGGATCACGAAGTCCAGCCGCCCGTCGTCGTCGCGGGAGGCAGGGATTCCGTCCGGGCCGTCGTTGTCGAAGCGGGAGAGGTCGGACCGCTCGGCGGCGGTCTGCAGCACGGCCTGCGCGAACTCCATCAGCTCGCGCGGCGCCGCGCTCGCCGGGAGGACGTTCGGCCGCGAGTCCACCAGCGAGGGCAGGACCTCGAAGGTGGGGCGGAAGAGACCCCCGGAGACGTCGCGCATCTGCTCCACCAGCGTCGGCCCGGAGGCGCCCGGGTCCGCGCCGAAGAACTCGCGCGTGAGCGCCGCGTCGTCGCGCAGCGGGATGCGGGGACCGAGCGAGACCGGGATCACGAGCCCGTGCACCGGCCCGATCCCCGCCATCCCGGCGCCCGGGAGCGGGGCGGTCCCCTGGCCGGCGGTGAGCCCGGCGGGCATCCCCGGCGCCCCCGCCACCGGCGCGGAGCTCGGCCGCCCGGCCGGCGAGGCGGGAACGGCGGGCGTCGCCCGGAGGGTGCCGGCGTCGGCGCCCGGGAGCGGGCCCGGGGAGAGGAATGGGCCCTCCGAGGCGCGGAACGCGCCGCCGC contains:
- a CDS encoding M23 family metallopeptidase yields the protein MTRARTALVACASAAAVIATAGGTFGRSPAADAAAGPSRAELLAARAEADRLGARLDTLEARLGLLPPGRDTGDAVFRARYARLWAREAEVARRAEAWLHFVPSGAPVPGGVVTSAFSPGRYHPIRRRVIPHVGLDIGAPYGAPVHATADGSVFATADNPTYGLTVDLRHGDSGFLTRYAHLSRLGVRPGQAVRRGDVIGWVGSTGLATGPHTHYEVFYQGWRRDPIDFMPPGPVAEEARFGID